One window from the genome of Fodinicurvata sediminis DSM 21159 encodes:
- a CDS encoding ABCB family ABC transporter ATP-binding protein/permease — MYDLLPELWPPDRPDLKRRVVAAMIFLVAAKLATVGVPLIYKAAVDNLTAFAESSGAVSGELLLPVWLILAYGAARIISLSFQELRDALFARVGQRAVRRAGLRTFRYLHALSLRFHLDRQTGGLSRVIERGTKAIDTLLSLALFSIVPTVIELTLTAGILWWLYGFEIAAVTFLTVLLYIVYTYRITEWRLKLRRRMNESDQQANTRAIDSLLNYETVKYFNNEEREAARLDEGLRIYEGAATQSKTSLSLLNIGQAAIISIGATSLMVMAAFRVSAGTMTIGDFVAVNTYMMQLAQPLNFFGFVYREIKQSLVDMETMFSLLRVPAEVTDRAEAPALKVERGWVTFEEVRFYYQPEREILKGVSFEIPPGRKLAVVGASGAGKSTLSRLLFRFYDVTGGAIRIDGQDIREVSQDSLRAAIGIVPQDTVLFNDTLGYNIAYGRPDCSRADVEHAAAIAQLDRFVASLPEGYDTQVGERGLKLSGGEKQRVAIARMVLKEPAILIFDEATSALDSQTEQEILKSLNEVSRARTTLVIAHRLSTVVDADEIVVLEAGRVAERGNHSDLLARDGLYAAMWRRQQEKGDRQEPGEMQI; from the coding sequence TTGTACGACCTGCTGCCCGAGCTCTGGCCTCCGGATCGCCCGGACCTGAAGCGACGCGTCGTTGCCGCCATGATCTTCCTGGTGGCCGCCAAGCTTGCCACGGTGGGCGTGCCCCTGATCTACAAGGCTGCCGTCGACAACCTGACGGCGTTTGCCGAGTCGAGCGGGGCGGTTTCAGGCGAATTGCTGTTGCCGGTCTGGCTGATCCTGGCCTATGGGGCAGCGCGCATCATTTCGCTGTCGTTCCAGGAGTTGCGCGATGCGCTTTTCGCCCGCGTCGGCCAGCGCGCAGTGCGCCGGGCGGGACTGCGCACCTTCCGCTACCTGCATGCCCTGTCCCTGCGCTTTCACCTGGACCGTCAGACCGGAGGCCTCTCGCGGGTCATCGAGCGCGGCACCAAGGCCATCGACACGCTTCTGTCACTGGCCCTCTTTTCCATCGTACCCACGGTCATCGAACTGACCCTCACCGCCGGCATCCTCTGGTGGCTCTACGGCTTCGAGATCGCCGCGGTCACCTTCCTGACCGTGCTGCTCTACATCGTCTACACCTACCGCATCACGGAATGGCGCCTGAAGCTGCGCCGGCGCATGAACGAAAGCGATCAGCAGGCCAACACGCGCGCCATCGACAGTCTGCTCAACTACGAGACGGTCAAGTACTTCAACAACGAGGAGCGCGAGGCCGCGCGCCTGGACGAGGGCCTGCGCATCTATGAAGGGGCGGCCACCCAGTCGAAGACCAGCCTCTCCCTGCTCAACATCGGTCAGGCCGCCATCATCTCCATCGGCGCCACGAGCCTGATGGTCATGGCTGCCTTCCGGGTCTCGGCAGGTACCATGACCATCGGTGACTTCGTGGCGGTCAACACCTACATGATGCAGCTGGCGCAACCGCTCAATTTCTTCGGCTTCGTCTATCGCGAGATCAAGCAGTCGCTTGTGGACATGGAAACCATGTTTTCGCTGCTGCGCGTGCCGGCCGAGGTGACCGACCGTGCCGAAGCCCCGGCACTGAAGGTGGAAAGGGGGTGGGTCACCTTCGAGGAGGTGCGCTTCTATTACCAGCCTGAGCGCGAAATCCTGAAAGGCGTGAGTTTCGAGATCCCCCCTGGACGCAAGCTGGCGGTCGTGGGGGCCAGCGGGGCCGGCAAATCCACGCTCTCGCGCCTGCTATTCCGTTTCTACGATGTCACCGGTGGCGCCATCAGGATCGACGGACAGGATATCCGAGAGGTCAGCCAGGATTCCCTGCGCGCGGCCATCGGGATCGTTCCTCAGGACACCGTGCTGTTCAACGACACACTTGGCTACAACATAGCCTACGGCCGCCCGGACTGCAGCCGTGCCGATGTCGAGCACGCCGCGGCCATCGCCCAGCTCGACCGCTTCGTCGCCAGCCTGCCCGAAGGCTACGACACCCAGGTTGGCGAGCGCGGCCTGAAGCTTTCCGGCGGCGAGAAGCAGCGTGTGGCCATCGCCCGAATGGTCCTGAAGGAGCCCGCGATCCTGATCTTCGACGAGGCCACCTCGGCGCTCGACAGCCAGACGGAGCAGGAAATCCTGAAAAGCCTGAACGAAGTAAGCCGGGCGCGCACGACGCTTGTCATTGCCCACCGCCTGTCCACCGTCGTTGATGCCGACGAGATCGTGGTTCTGGAAGCCGGGCGTGTCGCGGAGCGCGGCAACCATAGCGACCTGCTGGCCCGCGACGGGCTTTACGCCGCCATGTGGCGGCGGCAGCAGGAAAAAGGAGATCGGCAGGAGCCTGGAGAAATGCAAATCTAA
- the meaB gene encoding methylmalonyl Co-A mutase-associated GTPase MeaB: MTSAQSNPETTPNQTIDDPQLVKLAEQLRGGSRRALGRAITLVESTRLDDRARAEKLLQLLLPETGNSVRIGISGVPGVGKSTFIEAFGMHLIESGHRVAVLAVDPSSRRTGGSILGDKTRMELLSRAPDTFIRPSPTGRSLGGVARRTREAMLICEAAGFDHILVETVGVGQSETAVAEMVDLFLLLLVPGGGDELQGLKKGIVELADLVVVNKADGKLKDAARRAVAEYKSALRMLRPLNEDWQVPVLSCSSLEKSGFEAVRQRIADYLETLGDTGLTAKRNAQARDWMWNEIDEELRLAFRHDPQVADLLEQAETDVTQGLLPPGRAAQQLLQAFLGTGRREDNE, translated from the coding sequence ATGACCTCCGCCCAGAGCAATCCAGAGACGACTCCAAACCAGACGATCGATGACCCGCAGCTGGTGAAGCTGGCCGAGCAGCTGCGCGGCGGCAGCCGGCGCGCGCTTGGCCGTGCCATCACGTTGGTGGAATCCACGCGGCTGGACGATCGGGCGCGGGCCGAAAAACTGCTCCAACTGCTTTTGCCCGAGACCGGAAATTCGGTGCGTATCGGCATTTCGGGCGTTCCGGGGGTGGGCAAGTCCACTTTCATAGAGGCCTTTGGCATGCACCTGATCGAATCGGGTCATCGCGTTGCCGTACTGGCCGTGGACCCCTCTTCACGTCGCACCGGCGGCTCCATCCTGGGCGACAAGACGCGCATGGAGTTGCTTTCACGCGCCCCGGACACCTTCATCCGTCCGTCGCCCACCGGCCGTTCCCTGGGCGGTGTCGCACGGCGCACGCGCGAAGCCATGCTGATCTGCGAGGCGGCCGGTTTCGATCACATCCTGGTGGAAACCGTGGGCGTGGGACAATCCGAAACGGCCGTGGCGGAGATGGTGGATCTCTTCCTGCTGCTACTGGTGCCGGGCGGCGGCGATGAGTTGCAGGGCCTCAAGAAGGGCATCGTCGAACTGGCGGACCTGGTGGTGGTGAACAAGGCCGACGGCAAGCTGAAAGACGCGGCGCGTCGCGCCGTGGCCGAATACAAGTCTGCGCTTCGCATGCTGCGCCCCCTGAACGAGGATTGGCAGGTTCCGGTTCTGTCCTGTTCTTCCCTGGAGAAATCCGGATTCGAGGCGGTTCGGCAAAGGATCGCGGATTATCTCGAGACCCTCGGCGACACTGGCTTGACTGCGAAGCGCAATGCCCAGGCGCGTGATTGGATGTGGAACGAAATCGACGAGGAACTGCGTCTGGCCTTCCGTCACGACCCGCAGGTTGCAGACTTGCTGGAGCAGGCGGAAACCGACGTGACGCAAGGGCTCCTGCCCCCCGGACGTGCGGCCCAACAACTCCTGCAGGCCTTTCTGGGCACAGGCAGGAGAGAGGATAACGAATGA
- a CDS encoding MFS transporter, protein MSTITPSAFVFPGSRNVLLLSICQAIYLSCAIIGVTMTGLAGAEMAPTPALSTLPFTLLTVGTALSTIPASYLMKAWGRRPGFILGNLAGVLGGGLSTWAILQGNFLLFCFANLFLGTFQATALYYRFAAAEVVSHDIRARAISYVMAGGVVASILGPVISVWTRGLLAPVDYAGSFLALAGLALLGSVIAALVRVPPPQESEIEGSGRPLLTILRQPRAFVAIANGVAAYSVMVFVMTATPLAAVHHDHGVDAASWIIQAHVFGMFAPALITGSLIARYGLFAILLSGCLMLLASAAVAIAGVSLVHFWISLLLLGVGWNFMFIGGTTLLTEAHRPEEKAKTQALNEFMTFAIVAVASGSSGAAFYAAGWTVINMAVLPFLVLTGLLTLVYRSQMPAREEKPA, encoded by the coding sequence ATGAGCACCATCACCCCGTCCGCGTTTGTCTTCCCCGGCTCTCGCAACGTCCTGCTGCTGTCTATCTGCCAGGCCATCTATCTGTCCTGCGCTATCATCGGCGTGACCATGACCGGCCTGGCCGGAGCCGAGATGGCGCCGACACCGGCCCTGTCCACCCTGCCCTTTACCCTGCTGACCGTTGGTACGGCCTTGTCCACCATTCCAGCGTCCTACTTGATGAAGGCCTGGGGACGCCGCCCGGGCTTCATCCTGGGCAACCTGGCCGGTGTCCTGGGCGGCGGCCTGTCCACTTGGGCCATCCTGCAAGGCAATTTCCTTCTGTTCTGTTTCGCCAATCTCTTCCTGGGAACCTTCCAGGCCACTGCCCTCTATTACCGCTTTGCCGCGGCCGAAGTCGTGTCACATGACATACGGGCGCGTGCCATCTCCTATGTCATGGCTGGCGGGGTCGTGGCCTCGATCCTGGGACCGGTCATCTCGGTCTGGACCCGCGGCCTATTGGCGCCTGTGGACTATGCCGGTTCCTTCCTGGCCCTGGCTGGCCTGGCCCTGCTTGGCAGCGTGATTGCGGCCCTGGTCCGGGTGCCCCCGCCGCAGGAAAGCGAAATCGAGGGCAGCGGTCGCCCGCTGCTGACCATTCTTAGACAACCGCGCGCCTTCGTGGCCATCGCCAATGGCGTGGCCGCCTACTCCGTCATGGTATTCGTCATGACCGCCACGCCCCTGGCTGCCGTGCATCACGACCATGGGGTCGATGCGGCCAGTTGGATCATCCAGGCCCATGTCTTCGGAATGTTTGCCCCCGCCCTCATCACGGGTTCGCTTATTGCGCGCTACGGACTGTTTGCGATCCTGCTTTCCGGTTGCCTGATGCTGCTCGCCAGCGCAGCCGTCGCCATTGCGGGCGTCTCGCTGGTTCACTTCTGGATTTCCCTGCTGCTGCTGGGCGTTGGCTGGAACTTCATGTTCATCGGCGGCACCACGCTGCTGACCGAGGCGCATCGTCCCGAGGAAAAGGCCAAGACCCAGGCGCTCAACGAATTCATGACCTTCGCCATCGTGGCCGTGGCCTCGGGTTCGTCGGGGGCTGCCTTCTACGCGGCCGGCTGGACCGTCATAAACATGGCCGTACTGCCCTTCCTGGTACTGACGGGACTGCTGACGCTGGTCTATCGTTCACAGATGCCCGCGAGAGAGGAAAAACCGGCCTGA
- a CDS encoding aspartate transaminase produces the protein MSFLASRLSRIQPSPTIAVTQKARELKAAGRDVIGLGAGEPDFDTPDNIKQAAIHAIEAGDTKYTAVDGTPALKEAIVAKFKADNGLDYESDQITVGTGGKQILYNALMATLDPGDEVIIPAPYWVSYPDMVLLAEGEPVIVPCPQNNGFKLLAEDLEKAITSKTKWIILNSPSNPTGAGYTREDMKALTDVLLRHPQVHVMTDDMYEKLVYDDFEFCTPAQIEPKLYERTLTVNGVSKAYCMTGWRIGFAGGPKDLIKAMAKVQSQSTSNPSSVSQAAAVEALSGPQDFIDENNKVFRQRRDLVVEALNRCEGLSCPRPEGAFYVYPSCAGLIGKKTPEGKTLENDEDVVTYLLESEGVAVVQGAAFGLSPHFRISYATATEALEDACQRIQRACAALT, from the coding sequence ATGTCTTTCCTGGCCTCACGTCTGTCGCGCATCCAGCCCTCCCCCACCATTGCCGTCACACAGAAGGCGCGCGAGCTGAAAGCGGCTGGCCGCGACGTGATCGGCCTGGGCGCAGGAGAGCCCGACTTCGACACGCCGGACAACATCAAGCAGGCCGCGATCCACGCCATCGAGGCCGGCGACACCAAGTACACCGCCGTTGACGGCACGCCCGCTCTGAAGGAGGCCATTGTCGCCAAGTTCAAGGCCGATAACGGTCTGGATTATGAGAGCGACCAGATCACGGTGGGCACCGGCGGCAAGCAGATCCTCTACAACGCCCTCATGGCAACCCTGGATCCGGGCGACGAGGTGATCATTCCCGCCCCCTACTGGGTCAGCTACCCGGACATGGTGCTGCTGGCCGAGGGCGAGCCGGTGATCGTGCCCTGTCCCCAGAACAACGGCTTCAAGCTGCTGGCCGAAGACCTGGAAAAGGCGATCACATCCAAGACCAAGTGGATCATTCTCAACAGCCCCTCCAATCCCACGGGGGCCGGCTATACCCGAGAGGACATGAAGGCGTTGACGGATGTCCTGCTGCGCCATCCACAGGTCCATGTCATGACGGATGACATGTACGAGAAGCTGGTCTACGACGACTTCGAATTCTGCACGCCGGCCCAGATCGAACCCAAGCTTTACGAGCGTACGCTGACCGTCAACGGGGTCTCAAAGGCCTACTGCATGACCGGCTGGCGCATTGGCTTTGCCGGCGGCCCGAAGGACTTGATCAAGGCCATGGCCAAGGTCCAGTCCCAATCCACCTCCAATCCCTCATCGGTCAGCCAGGCCGCCGCAGTCGAGGCCCTGTCCGGCCCGCAGGACTTCATCGACGAGAACAACAAGGTGTTCAGGCAGCGCCGCGATCTGGTGGTCGAGGCTCTCAACCGGTGTGAAGGTCTCTCCTGTCCGCGCCCGGAGGGCGCCTTCTACGTCTATCCGTCCTGTGCCGGCCTCATCGGCAAGAAAACGCCCGAGGGCAAGACGCTGGAGAACGACGAGGATGTTGTGACCTACCTGCTGGAAAGCGAGGGCGTGGCGGTCGTGCAGGGTGCCGCCTTCGGCCTCTCGCCGCATTTCCGCATTTCCTACGCCACCGCCACGGAGGCCCTCGAGGATGCCTGCCAGCGGATTCAGCGCGCCTGCGCGGCTCTCACCTGA
- a CDS encoding FUSC family protein, giving the protein MKGLALRLRVRAAWRALRNRSVALKLSVRLIVAGLLGMLVARLADLPQDYWIVIAALLVVQGSVGATLVTGRDRMIGTLFGALAGGLVALLLQPETMEERSLAVIITLGPLAVLAAFRPPMRIAPVTAAIVLLADPSHTHIVESAAFRVLEIFIGTLIGFGVSLFVLPARAHKQLVGKAAQSLRLMEDLLRHYEDSFGQQPPDERLDSLHERLRTLLAEVETTVGEVRRERANRMAEAPDPEPLARNLRRLRSDVVFIGRTLAQPMPRPIAERLSPVFEEVAETIRSHLRQAARAYETADPPPSLEDVEAALEHFSDALEQIRQEHLTQPLPTTEVGQIYALPFTLENFRENLRDLDARIAERQSDSRRRHDQESNDHPESGQEAQ; this is encoded by the coding sequence GTGAAAGGCCTGGCCCTGCGGCTAAGAGTCCGTGCGGCCTGGCGGGCCCTGCGCAATCGTAGTGTGGCCCTGAAGCTTTCGGTTCGCCTGATTGTGGCAGGCCTGCTGGGCATGCTGGTGGCCCGACTTGCCGACCTGCCCCAGGACTACTGGATCGTGATTGCGGCCCTGCTGGTGGTTCAAGGCAGCGTCGGCGCCACCCTCGTCACGGGCCGCGATCGAATGATCGGGACGCTCTTCGGGGCCCTGGCCGGCGGACTGGTCGCCCTGCTGCTGCAGCCGGAAACCATGGAGGAACGCAGCTTGGCGGTGATCATCACCCTGGGCCCACTGGCCGTGCTCGCCGCCTTCCGTCCACCCATGCGCATTGCCCCGGTCACCGCCGCCATTGTTCTGCTGGCTGATCCCAGCCATACCCACATTGTGGAGTCGGCAGCCTTCCGGGTCCTGGAAATCTTCATCGGCACGCTCATCGGATTTGGCGTCTCGCTCTTCGTCCTGCCGGCCCGGGCACACAAACAGCTGGTCGGGAAGGCCGCGCAAAGCCTGCGCCTGATGGAGGACCTGCTGCGCCATTATGAGGACTCCTTTGGCCAGCAGCCGCCGGACGAGCGGCTCGACAGCCTGCACGAGCGCCTGCGCACCCTGCTGGCGGAAGTGGAGACCACGGTGGGCGAAGTGCGCCGGGAGCGCGCCAATCGCATGGCTGAAGCCCCCGACCCCGAACCGCTCGCCCGAAATCTCAGGCGTCTGCGCAGTGACGTGGTCTTTATCGGGCGAACCCTGGCGCAGCCAATGCCGCGTCCCATCGCCGAGCGCCTTTCCCCCGTCTTCGAGGAAGTGGCCGAAACGATCCGCAGCCACCTGCGCCAGGCCGCGCGGGCCTATGAAACGGCCGATCCACCGCCATCCCTGGAGGATGTAGAGGCCGCCCTAGAGCATTTCTCGGACGCGCTGGAACAGATTCGCCAGGAACACCTGACCCAGCCGCTCCCGACCACGGAGGTCGGGCAGATCTATGCCCTGCCCTTTACGCTGGAGAATTTCCGCGAAAACCTGCGCGATCTGGATGCCCGCATAGCCGAACGTCAGTCCGACTCACGTCGCAGGCACGATCAGGAGAGCAATGACCATCCGGAAAGCGGTCAAGAGGCGCAATGA
- a CDS encoding septation protein A, whose protein sequence is MSRTQPAPGWLQPVTDYVPLTLFLIAYLTADILTATAVLIGATLLALILSYSVARKVPVLALLAAGVVAVFGGLTLFFEDDLFIKIKPTIVQILFAVVLYGSYLFGRPVLKLVLGTAFPLKEEAWRPLTIRFSVFFLIMAAANEVIWRTQSTDFWVAFDTIGQIVITFAFMMTQVPFLLRHQLEEGNGAETQDS, encoded by the coding sequence GTGTCTAGAACTCAGCCCGCCCCTGGCTGGCTACAGCCGGTAACGGACTACGTGCCGCTTACCCTCTTCCTGATCGCCTATCTGACTGCGGATATCCTGACGGCCACGGCCGTGCTGATCGGGGCAACCCTGCTGGCCCTGATCCTCTCCTACTCCGTGGCCCGGAAAGTGCCGGTCCTGGCCCTACTGGCTGCCGGCGTGGTGGCCGTATTCGGCGGTTTGACCCTCTTCTTCGAAGACGACCTCTTCATCAAGATCAAGCCTACCATCGTGCAGATCCTGTTCGCGGTGGTGCTCTATGGCTCCTATCTGTTCGGACGGCCTGTCCTGAAACTGGTGCTGGGCACAGCCTTTCCGCTTAAGGAGGAAGCCTGGCGCCCCCTGACCATTCGTTTCTCGGTGTTCTTTCTGATCATGGCGGCGGCCAATGAAGTGATCTGGCGTACGCAGTCCACGGACTTCTGGGTGGCCTTCGACACCATCGGCCAGATCGTCATCACCTTTGCCTTCATGATGACGCAGGTTCCCTTCCTGCTGCGCCATCAACTGGAAGAGGGCAACGGCGCCGAGACCCAGGATTCCTGA
- a CDS encoding NAD(P)/FAD-dependent oxidoreductase produces MTGQPGDKRQSATDSYDVVIVGGGVIGSAVAYFLLADPDFQGRVAVVERDPTYQTGATARSAGSIRQQFSTAVNVRISQYGAHFLRNISDYLAVDSMVPDVGFQERGYLFLATDAGRQVLESNHATQKAEGADTAILSAEELQARFPWMRVDDLAGGSLGLSSEGWFDPYGLLQAFRRKARQLGATYLEDEVSDLSVEQGQVTQVKLASGTSLSCGWLVNAAGIRAADIAAMAGVERLPVHPRKRQVFVFDCREDLPGCPLVIDPSGLYFRPESGGFITGISPGEGEEDPDCDDLEVNHNLFEERLWPLLAERVPAFEAIRPTGAWAGHYDVNSFDHNAILGPHPEVSNFLFANGFSGHGLQQSPAVGRGLSELVVHGSWRSLDLSAFSYSRLLENRPIRELNVV; encoded by the coding sequence GTGACAGGACAGCCAGGTGATAAGAGGCAGAGCGCGACGGACAGCTATGATGTCGTCATCGTGGGCGGCGGCGTGATTGGAAGTGCGGTTGCCTATTTCCTGCTGGCCGATCCGGATTTCCAGGGCCGTGTCGCTGTCGTTGAAAGGGATCCGACCTATCAGACGGGTGCAACGGCCCGTTCGGCCGGCTCCATTCGCCAGCAGTTCTCCACAGCGGTGAATGTGCGCATTTCACAGTATGGTGCGCATTTCCTGAGGAATATTTCAGATTACCTGGCTGTTGACAGTATGGTTCCGGACGTCGGTTTCCAGGAAAGGGGCTATCTCTTCCTGGCCACGGATGCTGGCCGGCAGGTCCTCGAGAGCAACCACGCGACACAGAAGGCCGAAGGTGCGGATACAGCCATCCTGTCAGCCGAGGAGCTACAGGCGCGCTTTCCCTGGATGCGCGTGGATGATCTGGCCGGGGGATCTCTCGGGCTCTCGTCCGAGGGCTGGTTCGATCCCTACGGCCTGCTGCAAGCCTTTCGCCGCAAGGCGCGGCAACTGGGAGCCACCTACCTGGAAGATGAAGTGAGCGACCTGTCCGTTGAACAGGGGCAGGTTACCCAGGTCAAGCTGGCGAGTGGGACCAGTCTGTCCTGTGGCTGGCTGGTCAATGCGGCCGGAATCCGTGCGGCCGATATTGCCGCCATGGCGGGGGTTGAAAGGCTGCCCGTCCATCCGCGCAAGCGTCAGGTTTTCGTTTTCGACTGTCGGGAAGACCTGCCGGGCTGTCCACTGGTGATCGATCCCAGCGGCCTCTATTTCCGGCCCGAAAGTGGCGGCTTCATTACCGGAATCTCACCGGGCGAAGGCGAAGAGGACCCGGATTGCGACGACCTGGAGGTGAACCACAACCTGTTCGAGGAGCGTCTCTGGCCGCTGCTGGCCGAGCGCGTGCCGGCCTTCGAGGCCATCCGTCCGACGGGTGCCTGGGCGGGTCACTATGACGTCAACAGCTTCGACCACAACGCCATTCTGGGCCCCCATCCGGAGGTTTCCAACTTCCTGTTTGCAAACGGATTCAGCGGACACGGGCTGCAACAGAGTCCGGCCGTTGGACGGGGTCTGAGCGAATTGGTCGTCCACGGCTCATGGCGCAGCCTGGACCTCTCGGCTTTTTCCTACAGCCGCCTGCTGGAAAACCGGCCGATCCGTGAGCTGAATGTGGTCTGA
- a CDS encoding mechanosensitive ion channel family protein, with protein MKTAWKHFSPIPMAGALLLACLLALSPAPTAYAQSDGSSGEAASNAESAAGSGAETEGQATSQEVSEQDLRELVQTLENPEEREKLIRQLQALMQAAPEESGDSASSGEDSTTAESAEGSGNKEREREQGGLGAQLLGAVSDSFAGLSDQLVDAGSALTELPMEVVSAAEELQQRDAFYRALEIIGKLVLVFVAGLAAEFVVKRLLARPHRTLDDRAGDSLLIRVLYLLLRTVLDVLPIAVFAAVAYGVLLVSEPRELTRLVALALINANVVSRVVAAGGRMLLSPGVSGLRILPLNDESATYGYLWLRRLTVPAVYGYFLLDALLLLGLDPAAYELLLTVLGLVLTALGVVFILQIRQPVAERLRGKPEQGGRLSGVRARLADIWHVLAVVYLLTVFIVWTLEVPGGFLYLARATVLSLVVLVIARLASQLIGKLVDKSFQLNSGLAESYPLLQMRANRYLPVFHKILNVFIAIFTFLALLQVWGAAPFAWLATDAGSGLLGTIMSILLIVAVALVAWEVFTVVAEKQLKRQAESENSQRIQTLLPLMRNALRIILVVMVALIVLAELGLNIAPLLAGAGVIGLAVGFGAQTLVHDIITGVFILLEDSMGVGDVVTLGTHTGTVEKLTIRTIQLRDLEGNVHTLPFSQVSTIQNYSKEYAYSLIELGVAYREDVDQVMEIMQEVADSMRKVEPFASNIVGEFEIFGLDRFEDSAVIVRGRFKTKPLMQWGIRREFNRRIKRVFNERGIEIPFPHTTLFFGQNKDGLAPPAHVVHSEADESTVPVPMTSWEEQGESGKKENLERGKPREIPEEHPVEESDDNDSSEDGGEDGSR; from the coding sequence ATGAAAACCGCCTGGAAACATTTCTCCCCCATCCCCATGGCGGGCGCCCTGCTTTTGGCGTGCCTGCTTGCCCTGAGCCCTGCGCCGACAGCTTATGCACAGTCAGACGGGAGCAGTGGCGAAGCCGCCAGCAATGCAGAGAGTGCTGCTGGCTCAGGGGCTGAAACAGAAGGGCAGGCCACCTCGCAAGAGGTGAGTGAACAGGACCTGCGCGAACTGGTCCAGACCCTGGAGAACCCGGAAGAGCGCGAAAAACTGATACGACAGCTGCAGGCATTGATGCAGGCAGCGCCTGAGGAATCGGGGGATAGCGCATCTTCAGGTGAAGACTCCACAACTGCCGAGTCGGCTGAAGGTTCGGGCAATAAAGAACGCGAGCGGGAACAGGGCGGTTTGGGCGCCCAGCTTCTCGGCGCGGTATCGGACTCCTTCGCCGGCCTGTCCGACCAGCTTGTCGATGCGGGCTCGGCCTTGACTGAGTTGCCCATGGAGGTCGTGTCCGCTGCCGAGGAGCTTCAGCAGCGTGATGCGTTCTATCGTGCCCTGGAGATCATCGGAAAGCTGGTCCTGGTTTTTGTCGCCGGCCTGGCCGCCGAGTTCGTGGTCAAGCGCCTACTGGCGCGCCCACACAGGACCCTGGATGACCGTGCGGGAGATTCCTTGCTGATTCGTGTGCTTTATCTGCTCTTGCGCACGGTCCTGGATGTCCTGCCCATTGCCGTCTTTGCGGCTGTGGCCTATGGGGTCCTGCTTGTAAGTGAACCGCGGGAACTCACGCGGCTTGTGGCGCTGGCGCTGATCAACGCCAATGTGGTTTCGCGCGTGGTGGCGGCCGGTGGCCGGATGCTGCTGTCGCCAGGCGTTTCCGGACTGCGCATCCTGCCGCTCAACGACGAAAGCGCCACCTATGGCTATCTCTGGCTACGCCGTCTGACGGTGCCGGCCGTCTATGGCTATTTCCTTCTGGATGCGCTGCTGCTTCTGGGGCTTGATCCGGCGGCCTACGAATTGCTTTTGACCGTGCTTGGCCTTGTGCTCACCGCACTTGGTGTCGTCTTCATCCTGCAGATCCGCCAGCCAGTGGCCGAACGCCTGCGCGGCAAGCCCGAGCAAGGCGGACGCCTGTCGGGCGTACGGGCCCGGCTGGCCGACATTTGGCATGTGCTGGCGGTGGTCTATCTGCTGACGGTTTTCATTGTCTGGACGCTGGAGGTGCCGGGTGGTTTCCTCTATCTGGCACGTGCCACGGTCCTGTCCCTGGTGGTGCTGGTGATCGCCCGGCTTGCCAGCCAGTTGATCGGCAAGCTGGTGGACAAGAGCTTTCAACTGAATTCAGGCCTCGCGGAAAGTTATCCGCTTCTGCAGATGCGGGCAAACCGCTACCTGCCGGTCTTCCACAAGATCCTGAATGTCTTCATAGCGATCTTCACATTTCTCGCGCTGCTTCAGGTCTGGGGGGCGGCGCCCTTTGCCTGGCTGGCCACGGATGCCGGCAGTGGTCTGCTCGGCACGATCATGTCGATCCTCCTGATCGTCGCTGTGGCACTGGTGGCTTGGGAGGTCTTTACGGTCGTGGCCGAGAAGCAGCTCAAGCGGCAGGCCGAGAGCGAGAACAGTCAGCGTATCCAGACACTGCTGCCCCTGATGCGCAACGCCTTGCGCATTATCCTGGTGGTGATGGTGGCCCTGATCGTGCTGGCTGAATTGGGCCTGAACATCGCCCCGCTTCTGGCCGGCGCCGGGGTTATCGGGTTGGCCGTGGGTTTCGGGGCCCAGACCCTGGTGCACGATATCATCACCGGTGTCTTCATCCTGCTGGAGGACAGCATGGGTGTGGGTGATGTGGTGACCCTGGGCACACACACCGGCACGGTCGAAAAGCTGACCATCCGGACGATCCAGCTGCGCGACCTGGAAGGCAACGTGCACACCCTGCCCTTCAGCCAGGTTTCGACGATCCAGAACTACAGCAAGGAATATGCCTACTCGCTGATCGAACTGGGTGTTGCCTATCGTGAAGACGTGGACCAGGTCATGGAGATCATGCAGGAGGTGGCCGACAGCATGCGCAAGGTCGAACCTTTTGCCAGCAATATCGTCGGCGAGTTCGAGATCTTTGGGCTGGACCGTTTCGAGGATTCCGCCGTGATTGTCCGCGGGCGCTTCAAGACCAAGCCCTTGATGCAGTGGGGAATCCGGCGCGAATTCAACCGCCGGATCAAGCGCGTTTTCAACGAGCGCGGTATCGAGATACCCTTCCCGCACACGACGCTGTTCTTTGGCCAGAACAAGGATGGCTTGGCTCCGCCGGCCCATGTGGTGCACAGCGAGGCTGACGAAAGCACAGTGCCGGTGCCCATGACCAGCTGGGAAGAACAGGGGGAAAGCGGCAAGAAAGAAAACCTAGAGCGCGGAAAGCCGCGTGAAATCCCCGAGGAGCACCCCGTGGAAGAGAGTGACGACAACGATAGCTCCGAGGACGGAGGCGAGGACGGATCGCGTTGA